The Aeromicrobium sp. Sec7.5 genome window below encodes:
- a CDS encoding FxLYD domain-containing protein: protein MIRHAVAVAAVLVSAVTSSGCSHDTPESSHDDVHVDPGGDAAHLPPIPDMDGAEGAVADATFDDCATTPGPHVVRGTVENSADEAMTYVVAVSWIDREADVAQRGVAEMVDVPAGDSADFTVTADVPDGVTSCTYYVLRAPTD, encoded by the coding sequence GTGATCCGTCACGCTGTCGCGGTCGCCGCCGTCCTGGTCTCGGCCGTCACGTCGTCCGGCTGCTCGCACGACACCCCGGAGTCGTCGCACGACGACGTGCACGTCGACCCCGGCGGAGACGCCGCCCACCTCCCGCCGATCCCGGACATGGACGGGGCGGAGGGGGCCGTGGCCGACGCGACGTTCGACGACTGCGCCACCACCCCGGGTCCGCACGTCGTGCGGGGCACGGTCGAGAACTCCGCCGACGAGGCCATGACCTACGTCGTGGCCGTGAGCTGGATCGACCGCGAGGCCGACGTCGCGCAACGGGGCGTGGCGGAGATGGTCGACGTCCCCGCGGGCGACTCGGCCGACTTCACCGTGACCGCCGACGTGCCCGACGGCGTCACGTCCTGCACGTACTACGTGCTGCGGGCGCCCACCGACTGA
- a CDS encoding ABC transporter ATP-binding protein, with protein MRGEVRVEGLTWRPLGRRAPVVDGLDLHVEAGSRVLLAGPSGAGKSTLLHALVGALGTTLAGELDGSVQVDGRVGLVPQQPGDAVVAERVGRDVAFGPENVGLERDETWRRVDAALAAVGLRQGRDHPTAALSGGELQRLALAGVLALEPDVVLLDEPTSMLDPVHAAAVRDAVGRTVGGGRATLVVVEHHLEPWLDLVDRVVVLGSDGTVVADTTPDEFVRDHRDRLGALGVWMPGLPAPRPIEVDPDLVRPEHPLPGMAAVDLTVQLRSRSLRGSTTTTALRGVDAAVAAGALTALTGPSGAGKSTLLAAIGGLVAADGGSVTGLDPALARRRSRDLAQDVGWSPQVPEHGFLAPTVAEEVALTAGRSGRRADAAAWLDIVGLGHLAGAHPYRLSGGEQRRLSVLAAVAHRPGLLLLDEPTVGQDRITWAAVAGIAVAAAGAGAVVATATHDPLLVDLADAVVALQAGVRA; from the coding sequence ATGCGGGGCGAGGTCCGGGTCGAGGGACTCACGTGGCGTCCGCTCGGCCGCCGCGCCCCGGTCGTCGACGGCCTCGACCTGCACGTGGAGGCCGGTTCGAGGGTGTTGCTCGCGGGTCCGAGCGGTGCCGGCAAGTCGACGCTCCTCCATGCGCTGGTGGGTGCGCTCGGCACGACGCTCGCGGGCGAGCTGGACGGATCGGTGCAGGTCGACGGCCGCGTCGGGCTGGTGCCGCAGCAGCCCGGCGACGCCGTGGTGGCCGAGCGGGTGGGCCGTGACGTCGCGTTCGGCCCGGAGAACGTGGGCCTCGAACGGGACGAGACGTGGCGCCGGGTCGACGCCGCCCTCGCGGCGGTGGGCCTTCGCCAGGGTCGTGACCACCCCACGGCAGCGCTGTCCGGCGGCGAGCTGCAGCGGCTGGCGCTGGCCGGGGTCCTCGCCCTCGAGCCGGACGTCGTGCTGCTGGACGAGCCGACGTCGATGCTCGACCCGGTCCACGCCGCGGCGGTGCGGGACGCCGTCGGTCGCACCGTCGGAGGCGGTCGGGCGACGCTCGTCGTGGTCGAGCACCACCTCGAGCCGTGGCTCGACCTCGTCGACCGGGTCGTGGTGCTGGGGTCCGACGGAACGGTCGTGGCCGACACGACCCCCGACGAGTTCGTCAGGGACCACCGGGACCGGCTCGGTGCGCTCGGCGTGTGGATGCCCGGGCTGCCCGCCCCGCGTCCGATCGAGGTCGACCCTGACCTGGTCCGCCCGGAGCATCCGCTGCCGGGCATGGCGGCGGTCGACCTCACGGTGCAGCTGCGTTCGCGCTCCCTGCGGGGGTCCACGACCACGACGGCGCTGCGGGGTGTCGACGCTGCGGTGGCCGCCGGGGCGCTGACGGCCCTGACCGGCCCGAGCGGTGCCGGCAAGTCGACGCTGCTGGCGGCGATCGGCGGGCTGGTCGCTGCCGACGGCGGGTCGGTCACGGGACTCGACCCGGCGCTTGCGCGCCGGCGGTCGCGTGACCTCGCGCAGGACGTCGGCTGGTCGCCGCAGGTGCCCGAGCACGGATTCCTCGCCCCGACGGTGGCCGAGGAGGTGGCGCTCACGGCGGGCCGGTCGGGTCGCCGCGCGGACGCAGCAGCGTGGCTCGACATCGTCGGCCTCGGGCACCTCGCGGGCGCCCATCCGTACCGGCTCTCGGGGGGCGAGCAGCGCCGCCTCTCGGTCCTGGCCGCCGTCGCGCACCGGCCCGGGCTGCTGCTCCTGGACGAACCGACCGTCGGGCAGGACCGGATCACCTGGGCGGCGGTGGCGGGCATCGCGGTCGCGGCTGCCGGGGCCGGTGCGGTCGTCGCGACCGCGACCCACGACCCGCTCCTCGTCGACCTCGCCGACGCGGTCGTCGCCCTGCAGGCGGGTGTGCGCGCATGA
- a CDS encoding ECF transporter S component: MSAAPTTHDTAVSRLVRYRTIDLVTIATLAVALGVTFWAWGKAYAGLNGIAVFSYPPSVGLLGGPWLLAGVMGGLIIRRPGAALATEVAAAAVSGLVPGGTEWGMSVLVSGFWQGLGAEVVVAILLYRRFGLPVAMLMGAAAGAIESVYEWFAFYDGVFDTGDRLAHLGFFALSGAVVAGAGGWLLTQALARAGVLDSFGPGRDLLARHEV, from the coding sequence ATGAGTGCTGCACCCACCACCCACGACACCGCGGTCTCGCGTCTCGTGCGGTACCGCACGATCGACCTCGTGACGATCGCGACCCTGGCGGTCGCGCTCGGCGTCACGTTCTGGGCCTGGGGGAAGGCGTACGCCGGCCTGAACGGCATCGCCGTGTTCTCCTACCCGCCGAGCGTCGGCCTCCTGGGCGGCCCGTGGCTCCTGGCCGGCGTCATGGGCGGTCTGATCATCCGGCGGCCCGGCGCCGCACTGGCGACCGAGGTCGCCGCCGCGGCCGTCTCGGGCCTCGTGCCCGGGGGCACCGAGTGGGGCATGAGCGTCCTGGTGTCGGGCTTCTGGCAGGGCCTCGGCGCCGAAGTCGTGGTCGCGATCCTGCTGTATCGCCGCTTCGGCCTGCCGGTCGCGATGCTGATGGGTGCCGCGGCCGGCGCGATCGAGTCCGTCTACGAGTGGTTCGCCTTCTACGACGGCGTCTTCGACACGGGCGACCGCCTGGCCCACCTGGGCTTCTTCGCGCTCTCGGGCGCCGTCGTGGCGGGTGCCGGGGGTTGGCTGCTGACCCAGGCGCTCGCTCGTGCCGGGGTGCTGGACTCCTTCGGACCCGGACGGGACCTGCTCGCGCGGCACGAGGTCTGA